In the Paenibacillus pabuli genome, one interval contains:
- a CDS encoding phosphotransferase, which produces MINFNQPVALRSILSPKYLEFALRDQYELGQWEECLFWLRGLNDTYRVKTSTGLYILRVYRAEIGEEEVITELSVLSQLKAILNSSVHADVGDYIKRKDNRDYTVLGAPEGKRVAVIFRYIEGNENNLEDEESCFAFGQSAAELHGAMDQVVLEQPRYELDTPFLIDQPLARIIAYIGESHESAPFLYAFTQELKKRITASSQSLEWGLCHGDMHGNNNAFQQGNLFTHYDLEWTAKGWRAYDLAQVKARKRQSGEQKAALWNALMAGYRSIRSFSPADEQAVDLFIVARRFWVMGLDVAFIESDMGALDYGDDWLDSFVEEFREAGIL; this is translated from the coding sequence ATGATTAATTTTAACCAACCAGTGGCTTTGCGGTCTATTTTAAGCCCAAAATATTTGGAGTTTGCTCTAAGAGATCAATATGAACTGGGTCAATGGGAAGAATGTTTGTTTTGGCTGCGAGGATTGAATGATACATACAGGGTAAAAACGTCCACTGGCTTGTATATCCTTCGGGTTTACCGAGCAGAGATCGGAGAGGAAGAAGTAATCACGGAGTTGTCTGTGCTATCTCAATTAAAAGCGATACTGAATTCTTCGGTGCATGCAGATGTTGGAGATTACATTAAGAGGAAGGATAACAGGGATTACACCGTGCTGGGTGCGCCGGAAGGCAAACGGGTAGCCGTGATCTTCCGCTATATTGAGGGGAACGAGAACAACCTGGAGGATGAAGAGTCCTGTTTTGCTTTTGGTCAATCTGCGGCTGAGCTGCACGGAGCTATGGATCAGGTGGTACTGGAGCAGCCGAGATATGAGCTGGATACACCATTTCTGATTGATCAGCCGCTCGCCCGCATTATAGCGTATATCGGAGAGTCGCATGAATCGGCACCATTTTTGTATGCGTTTACTCAGGAGCTGAAGAAGCGCATTACGGCATCCAGCCAGAGTCTGGAATGGGGGCTGTGTCATGGCGATATGCATGGCAACAATAATGCCTTTCAGCAGGGAAACTTGTTTACGCATTATGACCTGGAGTGGACAGCCAAAGGCTGGCGTGCTTACGACCTGGCTCAGGTAAAGGCTAGAAAGAGACAATCCGGTGAGCAAAAAGCAGCATTATGGAATGCACTCATGGCAGGTTATCGTTCGATACGAAGCTTCTCTCCAGCGGACGAACAGGCCGTGGACCTATTCATTGTCGCTCGCCGATTCTGGGTCATGGGTCTGGATGTTGCTTTTATTGAAAGTGATATGGGTGCACTGGATTATGGTGACGATTGGCTGGACAGTTTTGTGGAAGAGTTCCGCGAAGCGGGAATCCTCTAG
- a CDS encoding SMI1/KNR4 family protein, translated as MIADFRVLTEFLQGHDEAEDFITEEDIQEQESRLGKPFPAALREYYKRFGRSQYITQHCNNQYEPMALEDIFVPDSEFFTTDKAFLVFYQCEESVIYCGIRFSDLTKEDPPVYLCAWNHPDWSLENESLTNFLVSKAFIQMGVEDRLPYWVIFDENMWGLSDYRSYWGLSDGAYEIPETSSLQAWRIFYKDGVNLLFELAVGENEDDVLAVYLAFFDRECIASLLNRTTQDRQLPDYRTNLSS; from the coding sequence TTGATTGCAGATTTTAGAGTTTTGACCGAATTCCTTCAAGGTCATGATGAAGCAGAGGATTTCATTACAGAGGAAGACATTCAGGAGCAGGAGAGCCGCCTCGGCAAGCCGTTTCCAGCCGCTCTGCGTGAATACTATAAGAGGTTTGGGCGGTCCCAATATATTACCCAGCATTGCAATAATCAGTATGAACCGATGGCTTTGGAGGATATTTTTGTACCTGATTCGGAGTTTTTTACAACGGACAAGGCGTTTTTGGTATTTTATCAATGCGAAGAATCAGTGATCTATTGCGGCATTCGTTTCAGTGATCTGACGAAAGAAGACCCGCCTGTGTATCTGTGTGCGTGGAACCATCCGGATTGGTCGCTGGAGAATGAATCGCTCACCAATTTCCTGGTAAGCAAGGCATTCATTCAAATGGGGGTGGAGGACAGGCTGCCTTATTGGGTTATTTTTGATGAGAACATGTGGGGGTTATCGGATTACCGATCCTATTGGGGATTAAGCGATGGAGCATATGAAATTCCAGAAACGTCATCTCTTCAGGCCTGGCGGATATTTTATAAGGACGGTGTCAATCTCCTATTCGAACTGGCTGTTGGCGAAAACGAGGATGATGTATTAGCTGTATATCTGGCTTTTTTTGATCGAGAGTGTATAGCGAGCCTGTTGAATCGTACAACGCAGGACAGGCAACTGCCTGATTATAGAACCAATCTGAGTTCATAG
- a CDS encoding NUDIX hydrolase, with protein MIRMAVGAVIQKDGKLLLVHKVKGAQGKIKGTWDFPKGGMEPQDKSMEAALLRELEEETGSTNYTITKQFEDRIAFRFDAITQQKLGYLGQETTMFLVQYSGDGTDLKPQDDEIDDIRWFSIDHVAPLLFPEARLFLERYVLVRGGD; from the coding sequence ATGATTCGAATGGCTGTCGGCGCCGTCATCCAAAAGGATGGCAAATTGCTATTGGTTCATAAGGTGAAGGGAGCGCAGGGCAAAATCAAAGGAACGTGGGATTTCCCGAAGGGCGGGATGGAGCCGCAGGACAAGAGCATGGAGGCGGCACTGCTCAGGGAATTAGAAGAAGAAACCGGATCAACGAACTATACAATTACCAAGCAATTTGAGGACAGAATTGCCTTTCGTTTCGATGCCATAACGCAGCAGAAATTGGGCTATCTGGGGCAGGAAACGACAATGTTTCTGGTCCAGTACTCCGGAGACGGAACCGACCTGAAACCTCAGGATGATGAAATCGATGATATTCGATGGTTCTCCATAGATCATGTCGCTCCATTGCTATTTCCGGAGGCCCGTCTGTTCCTTGAAAGATACGTTCTGGTGAGAGGAGGAGATTGA
- the gnpA gene encoding 1,3-beta-galactosyl-N-acetylhexosamine phosphorylase: MSKKSTGAFTLPGESGYEALTLELAERWGADVIRDSDGTKLSDEIINAGYGIYSTICIIRDHNEWASRNTDKLQQCFLITNPKVAVQDYLSIYLMEDFFAEQFRVNDSREAFKYWQVYDRTTGQEVPREQWNYERESGNVVITGIVPWHKYTVSFMVYRIWEEISMYNHTTNDWDKEHLMQIDPIYPETQAYLLNWMEHWCQEHKETTVVRFTSLFYNFAWIWGSSERNRHLFSDWGSYDFTVSARALDLFAKKAGYSLTAEDFVNGGKYRVSHIPADQRKLDWMAFIHDFVIEFGKKLIDIVHQHDKLAYVFYDDSWVGMEPYNDRFQEFGFDGMIKCVFSGYEARMCSGIDVDTHEIRLHPYLFPVGLGGLPTFKEGGDPTLDAKKYWINIRRALLREPIDRIGLGGYLHLVEPYPDFVEYIEKIANEFREMKELHQAGKPYQIKTKVAVLHSWGKLRSWTLSGHFHETYMHDLIHVNEALSGLPVEVRFINFEDIRQGVLKDCDVVINAGSAGSAWSGGEHWNDHTCVDLLTEWVYQGGAFIGINQPSAIEGYDSFFRMAHVLGVDEDTGARVVHGKWSFEAQDEQGLVPGKASIMPKKGIYLTDGTAEVLHETDGYITLTAHAFGKGKGIYLPAFEFNWENTRLLLNLIRYAGQVYEETKYIPDNLYTECAYYPESNILVVINNSDKVQTTTIDTEFGKQTLELAPYDTVITKIGVTKSVSS, encoded by the coding sequence TTGTCCAAAAAATCAACGGGGGCCTTTACCTTGCCCGGAGAATCGGGTTATGAGGCTCTGACACTGGAACTCGCTGAACGTTGGGGTGCCGATGTCATTCGTGATAGTGACGGAACGAAATTGTCGGATGAGATTATCAACGCAGGATACGGTATATATTCGACGATCTGTATCATCCGGGATCATAATGAGTGGGCATCCCGCAATACGGATAAGCTGCAGCAATGTTTTCTCATCACCAACCCCAAGGTGGCCGTGCAGGATTACCTGTCCATCTACCTGATGGAGGATTTTTTCGCTGAACAATTCAGAGTGAACGATTCCCGGGAGGCGTTCAAGTATTGGCAGGTCTATGACCGGACGACGGGACAAGAAGTGCCGAGAGAACAGTGGAATTATGAACGTGAATCCGGCAATGTGGTTATTACCGGCATCGTTCCGTGGCATAAATACACCGTCAGCTTCATGGTTTACCGGATATGGGAAGAGATTTCGATGTACAATCACACGACGAATGACTGGGATAAAGAGCATCTGATGCAGATCGATCCCATCTATCCGGAAACCCAAGCATACTTGCTGAATTGGATGGAACATTGGTGCCAGGAGCACAAGGAAACGACCGTGGTTCGGTTTACGTCCCTGTTCTATAATTTCGCCTGGATCTGGGGCAGCAGTGAGCGGAACCGCCATTTGTTCTCGGACTGGGGTTCATACGATTTTACGGTAAGCGCAAGAGCGCTTGATCTGTTTGCCAAAAAGGCTGGCTATTCCCTCACGGCCGAGGATTTCGTAAATGGCGGGAAATACCGGGTCAGTCATATCCCTGCGGATCAGCGCAAGCTGGACTGGATGGCATTCATTCATGATTTTGTGATTGAATTCGGCAAAAAGCTGATTGATATTGTACACCAACATGACAAGCTGGCTTATGTCTTCTACGATGACAGTTGGGTTGGCATGGAGCCTTATAATGACCGCTTTCAGGAGTTTGGATTCGACGGCATGATCAAATGTGTATTCTCCGGGTATGAGGCAAGAATGTGCTCGGGTATCGACGTGGATACGCATGAAATCAGGCTGCATCCTTACTTGTTCCCGGTGGGTTTAGGCGGGCTTCCTACCTTCAAGGAGGGCGGCGACCCTACGCTGGATGCCAAGAAGTATTGGATTAATATCCGGCGAGCCCTGCTCAGAGAGCCGATCGACCGGATTGGACTGGGCGGGTATCTGCACCTGGTTGAACCTTATCCGGATTTTGTAGAATACATCGAGAAGATTGCGAATGAATTCAGGGAAATGAAGGAACTGCATCAGGCTGGCAAGCCTTATCAGATCAAGACCAAGGTAGCCGTGCTGCATAGCTGGGGCAAACTGAGATCGTGGACGTTATCCGGGCATTTCCATGAAACGTATATGCATGACTTGATTCATGTCAATGAAGCCTTATCCGGATTACCGGTTGAAGTGCGGTTCATCAATTTTGAAGACATCCGTCAGGGCGTTCTTAAAGACTGCGATGTCGTGATCAATGCCGGCTCTGCCGGTTCCGCATGGAGCGGTGGGGAGCACTGGAACGACCATACGTGTGTGGACCTACTGACGGAGTGGGTGTATCAAGGTGGGGCATTTATAGGCATCAATCAGCCTTCGGCGATCGAGGGGTACGACAGCTTTTTCCGAATGGCACATGTTCTTGGCGTGGATGAAGATACAGGGGCCAGAGTCGTTCACGGAAAATGGTCGTTTGAGGCTCAGGATGAACAGGGGTTGGTACCGGGTAAGGCCAGCATAATGCCGAAGAAAGGCATTTATCTTACCGATGGTACAGCTGAGGTGCTGCACGAAACGGATGGTTACATTACGTTGACTGCGCATGCCTTCGGCAAAGGAAAAGGAATCTATCTTCCCGCCTTCGAATTCAACTGGGAGAATACCAGATTGCTGCTGAATCTGATTCGCTATGCAGGCCAAGTGTACGAAGAAACGAAGTATATCCCGGATAACTTGTACACCGAGTGTGCTTATTATCCGGAAAGTAACATATTGGTTGTGATCAACAATAGTGACAAGGTTCAAACAACAACGATTGATACAGAGTTTGGAAAACAAACGCTGGAACTGGCTCCGTATGACACGGTCATCACCAAGATTGGCGTAACCAAATCGGTATCCTCATAG